In Arachis hypogaea cultivar Tifrunner chromosome 2, arahy.Tifrunner.gnm2.J5K5, whole genome shotgun sequence, a genomic segment contains:
- the LOC112725374 gene encoding uncharacterized protein isoform X2, with amino-acid sequence MWDITHKKTDGSYVNEKAKEIAIEAYSSQQAVESTVNSPLDALGVVLGKEHPGRVRGLGMGAVPAVAFKNNTTRISQMNLGSSNDASTSSTCGSNVQKELDTVKAQLQALVSYIAFKEGGKIPVELAGMFPTQQISQGLDQESEIPSPRELGSRSSGASNKEA; translated from the exons ATGTGGGACATCACTCACAAGAAAACAGATGGAAGTTATGTTAATGAAAAGGCTAAAGAAATAGCG ATTGAAGCATATAGCAGTCAACAAGCGGTGGAATCAACCGTTAATTCTCCTCTTGATGCTCTTGGAGTAGTTCTTGGGAAAGAGCACCCTGGTCGTGTTCGAGGTTTAGGCATGGGAGCTGTTCCAGCTGTTGCTTTTAAGAACAACACCACAAGAATTAGTCAGATGAACTTAGGTTCTTCAAATGATGCTAGCACATCATCTACTTGTGGTTCCAATGTGCAAAAAGAGCTGGATACTGTTAAAGCGCAGTTGCAAGCATTAGTCTCTTATATTGCTTTTAAGGAAGGAGGTAAAATTCCAGTAGAATTAGCTGGAATGTTTCCTACTCAACAAATTTCACAG ggaTTGGATCAAGAGAGTGAGATTCCATCACCAAGAGAGTTAGGAAGTAGGTCTTCTGGAGCGAGCAACAAAGAAGCATGA
- the LOC112725374 gene encoding uncharacterized protein isoform X1: MWDITHKKTDGSYVNEKAKEIAEKIEAYSSQQAVESTVNSPLDALGVVLGKEHPGRVRGLGMGAVPAVAFKNNTTRISQMNLGSSNDASTSSTCGSNVQKELDTVKAQLQALVSYIAFKEGGKIPVELAGMFPTQQISQGLDQESEIPSPRELGSRSSGASNKEA, from the exons ATGTGGGACATCACTCACAAGAAAACAGATGGAAGTTATGTTAATGAAAAGGCTAAAGAAATAGCG gaGAAGATTGAAGCATATAGCAGTCAACAAGCGGTGGAATCAACCGTTAATTCTCCTCTTGATGCTCTTGGAGTAGTTCTTGGGAAAGAGCACCCTGGTCGTGTTCGAGGTTTAGGCATGGGAGCTGTTCCAGCTGTTGCTTTTAAGAACAACACCACAAGAATTAGTCAGATGAACTTAGGTTCTTCAAATGATGCTAGCACATCATCTACTTGTGGTTCCAATGTGCAAAAAGAGCTGGATACTGTTAAAGCGCAGTTGCAAGCATTAGTCTCTTATATTGCTTTTAAGGAAGGAGGTAAAATTCCAGTAGAATTAGCTGGAATGTTTCCTACTCAACAAATTTCACAG ggaTTGGATCAAGAGAGTGAGATTCCATCACCAAGAGAGTTAGGAAGTAGGTCTTCTGGAGCGAGCAACAAAGAAGCATGA